The Candidatus Marinimicrobia bacterium CG08_land_8_20_14_0_20_45_22 genomic interval AGTGTTCGGAAAATGGTCAACGAGCTCGATCCGTATTCCGTTTTTATGACGGGCGACGAAAAAGATCCGCTCGAAACGTTGGCGCGCGGTGAGTACGGCGGAGTCGGATTGAGAATTAGTCTGCGGAACGATACGCTGACCGTGATTTCTCCAATGGAAGATTCGCCCGCAAAACGCGCCAATATTATGCCTGGCGATCAGGTTCTTAAAGTTGATTCTGTTTCAACGATCGGTATGGAAATCGACCGAAGTACGAAAATGATTCGCGGAAAATCGGGCACGAAAGTGCGATTGACGATTCGAAGACCAGGAATCAGCGGGGAAATGATTTATACGCTTGTGCGTGAAAATATCGATGTCGCGGACGTGACTTATTTCGGAATGGTTGAAAACGGCGTCGGATATATCAAACTGACCGGTTTTTCGAAAGGCGCTTCCGATGAAGTAAAGAAAGCGTTAAACGATCTGATTAATTCCGGCGATTTAAACGCAATCATACTCGATTTGCGCGGCAACCCGGGCGGTCTTTTAGAAGAAGCGTTAAAAATATCGGAGTTTTTTTGCTCGCAGGGCGACACGTTGCTGTTTACCAAAGGACGCGCGGCAATGACCAATAAAACCTTCGTTTCCAAACGAAAACCGTTGATCGACCCGGATGTTCATCTCGCCGTTTTGATCGACGGAGGAAGCGCTTCGGCAAGTGAAATTGTTGCCGGGATTATTCAAGATGTCGATCGCGGTGTTGTGATCGGAACAACCAGTTTTGGGAAAGGGTTGGTTCAAACGGTTTTTACGTTGGATTCCAAACACGCCATCAAGATGACAACGGCAAAATATTTTACGCCCAGCGGACGATTGATCCAGAAACCCGATTATCTGAACAATCCAAAAATCATCGAAGAAAAAACAGATAAAGATACCGTTTTTTACTCGAAGAATGGGCGGCTGTTGAAAGGTGGCGGCGGAATTGCGCCGGACGTTCTTGTCCCGCTGATAGAAGTCCCGCTTCTGGTGCGTGAATTATGGCGGCAAAATATGTTTTACGCCTTCGCTATTCATTATCAGACCGAACACGGAGATGTCAAGGAAGTTGACTCCGGGATTCTTTCCGAATTTCAAAAATATCTTAAAAATGCCGGATTTACTTATGAGACGAAAAGCGAAAAGCAGATGCGCGAACTCGAGAGAATGTTGAAATCCGATCAGGAATTCAAGACAAGTGATGTCAATTTTAACCGTTATTATGTCATTTTCGAAGCGGCGAAAGAAAAAGATTTCGAGAAAAATCACGATCTAATCATCAAAGGGCTGACCAGCGAATTCGCTACGTTGGAAGATGGGTTAACCGGTCGGGCAAAAACCGAACTGAAAACTGACCATGTCGTTAAACAAGCATTGATGATGTTGAACGATCAATTGGCGTATCAATCCATGTTGGGTTATTCTATGAAATAAGAGGGAAATAAATGAAAAACAAATTCTTATTGCCATTCGTTTTTACTGTTTTGTTTATGGCGGGTTGCGGTTCGCCTGAGAGAACTGAAAAGATTATTGCCGATATTTCTGAAGATGTCCGATCCGAATATTGTCCCGATAAACGAATTTCCATTTGGAACATTTCCGTTAAACGCGATCGTGGCGATTATATCATTTCCGGAGAAACTGATCACGCAACTGCGCGGGAAGTTTTCCAGAAAAAGGTAAAATCAGCATTGCCGAAGAAAACGGTCATATTTTCCATTAATCTGCTTCCAGATGATACAGTCGGACAATTGCATTTTGGAATGTTGCGTACATCAACGGCGAAAATGCGAAGCGGCACCTCGGTTTTTAAAGATATTGTCAGCGAAACGTTGATGGGGTTGCCGATAGAAATCCTCAAAGAAGAGGACGGTTGCTTCTTCGTTCGTAGCGACGACGGATATTTGGGCTGGGTCGATAAAGATCAGGTCATTCAGGGAAGCGATTCGCTCAAACTTCTCTGGGATAATTCTGAAAAAGTCGTTTTTACCGATGTCGAAGGGATCGTTCATTCGGAACCGTCATTCGAATCCGATCCGGTCAGCGACTGTGTAATGGGAAACTGGTTTATCTATATTGGAAAATCTGGATCGTGGATAAAAATCGGATATCTCGACGGTAGAATTGGATTTATCCCAACGAAACAATTGGTAACTGCGGATGTCTATCTGTCCAGAAAATTAGATCCCGAAAAAGTTGTTAAAACCGCCAAAAGTCTGTTAGGTCGTCCTTATCTCTGGGGAACCGCTTCGACAAAGGAAATGGATTGTAGCGGATTTATTCAGACGGTTTTCCGCAATAACGGATATGTATTACCACGCGACGCCAACATGCAGGCGAATGAAGGTGTCGAAGTCGATACATCTGGTTTTTTTAAGAATCTTCAACCATGCGATCTGCTTTTCTTCGGGCGTAGCAATGAAAAAATCACGCACGTCGGCATGTATATCGGCGGGTATGAATTCATTCACTGTTCTGGGCGAGTCCGAATTGATAGTTTCGATCCTAACGCTAAAAAATACAGTGATTACCGTAAAAACGGTCTCCGAAAGGTCAGGCGAATCGTGAATTGATCCACGCTAAGTAGAGCGACCGTTTTTTGATATTTTCTCAATCTTTGTTTTGCCAATTCGTATATTGATTATGACGATATGAAGAATCCGACGATACTAATCATCAAAACCGGCTCAACTTACCGCGATGTTCGGACGGCGATGGGCGATTTTGACGTTTGGATTCAGAACGCGGTCAGTTGTCTGGATGTTGCATGGAAAGTCAAACCGGTCGAACATGTTGAACCGGATAAAGTTCAGACTTACGACGGCGTGATTTTGACAGGCGCTCATTTATCGCTGACGCGACCTTATCCGTATCTGGAAGGAATGAAGCGGCTTGTTGATAATATTCTCAAGAATCAAATACCAACGCTCGGTATTTGTTTCGGACATCAGTTGATCAATAAAATTCTTGGCGGCGAAGTGATTACCAATCCGCTGGGAATCGAAATGGGAATAATCAAGATTCAGTTTACGCTTCACGGATTGACCGATCCGCTTTTTGAGGGACTTTTACCGGCGAAAACCGAAGTTTATTCATCACATACTGATATTGTTTCCAAACTCTCCAGTGGCGTCGTTCCGTTAGCCAAAAGCGAGCGAACACAATATCAAGCGACGAGATATGGAAAGTTCATTTATACCGTTCAGTTTCATCCCGAGTATAATCGAGGAATCATGGAAATGTACCTCCGGCGAGAATTCGATCGGATCAAAGCTGATTATTTACGCAATCCGCTTCACAGTCTGCCGCCGCAGGAAATCCTCAACCTCAATCGCGATCTGCAAAAGAGTCGAAAGATTTTGAACAATTTTATTACTATAGTCAACGAGTCGAAATGAAAATCGTTGCCGGATGCGATCATCGTTGGGATGTAACAATACCAGAAGCGCGGGAAATTCAGCAATCGCTGAGAAATCAGGTTGTAATCCAGCCGTTTTTACAACCGATTCGGCGAATTGTAGCGGTCGATGTTTCTTATTCCCGATTTGACAAACTCGGTTTTGCGGTTTTGGGTGAATTTACCTGCGTCTATGACAACGTAACCGGTTTATACAATATCCAAGACTCGCTATTTCTCAAAAGAACCGGAATAGTTGATCTTCCGTATGTTCCCGGCTATCTGAGTTTTCGGGAAATTCCGATGTTGATTCCGTTGTTTGAACAAGTCGAAAGTCTTCCGGATTTGATTTTAGTCGATGGCGCTGGAATCGCTCATCCGCGGGAATTGGGGCTGGCGTCTCATCTGGGAGTGATTTTCAATATTCCTTCGATTGGTTGTGCGAAATCTCGGCTTATCGGTGAATTTCAGGAACTGCCCCTCGAAAAAGGAGCCATTGCCGCGTTGAATGTAAAAGGGAAACAGGTCGGCGCCGTTTTGAGAAGTAAAGACAAGGTTCGTCCGTTGTTTATTTCGCCGGGTCATTTGACAGACATTCGGACATCAACGGAAATCATTCTTCGGTTCTGTTCAAAATACAGAATTCCAGAACCGATTCGACAAGTGGATGCAATGTCGAAAGAATTGCGGCGCCAAACATTGATGTGATTGAAAACATGAATATGAAATGAATGGAAAAGGAGCATAAAAGATGAAAAAGTTGTATCGTAGTGAGCGTGATCGGAAAATCGCCGGTGTTTGCGGCGGAATCGGCGAATATTTTGACATTGATCCTTCGCTTCTTCGTTTGTTATGGCTGATTTTAATTTTTATCGGGGGTGTTGGAGTGATCGCTTATATCATAGCGATGATTGTCATTCCGAAAAATCCAAACGATTTTTATGAAGCAGAAGAAGTGAAAAGAGAGGAAGAAGCAGTTAAACCGCATTCGGGAGATAATTCGCGGATATTTTGGGGAA includes:
- a CDS encoding endonuclease V, with amino-acid sequence MKIVAGCDHRWDVTIPEAREIQQSLRNQVVIQPFLQPIRRIVAVDVSYSRFDKLGFAVLGEFTCVYDNVTGLYNIQDSLFLKRTGIVDLPYVPGYLSFREIPMLIPLFEQVESLPDLILVDGAGIAHPRELGLASHLGVIFNIPSIGCAKSRLIGEFQELPLEKGAIAALNVKGKQVGAVLRSKDKVRPLFISPGHLTDIRTSTEIILRFCSKYRIPEPIRQVDAMSKELRRQTLM